The Coccidioides posadasii str. Silveira chromosome 5, complete sequence genome has a segment encoding these proteins:
- a CDS encoding uncharacterized protein (EggNog:ENOG410Q5HT~COG:S) has protein sequence MNKCTLNIQSKDAFHPTPIAERYPCRSIFQDPSSKLSISAFQAMAFPVFINLSTTKLSAATTFYETMGFIKHPFFSSEHGHAMVHSRNHDIVVMISSADHFQKFIPASRRIPETTIDEVSKNVVLLGLPAKSKQEVDELVERAASAGGKAFPAVKMEGCDESMMYTRAFADLDGYLWEMVWCEEGMVKIADEALSKRIEELEKKSDA, from the exons ATGAACA AGTGTACACTCAATATTCAAAGCAAAGACGCATTCCATCCAACTCCAATAGCGGAGAGATACCCTTGTCGTTCCATCTTCCAAGATCCTTCAAGCAAACTTTCCATATCAGCGTTTCAAGCCATGGCTTTTCCAGTCTTCATTAACCTCTCAACGACCAAGCTCTCCGCCGCAACTACTTTCTATGAAACAATGGGCTTCATAAAACATCCCTTCTTCAGTTCCGAACATGGCCATGCGATGGTCCACTCCCGCAACCACGACATCGTGGTCATGATTTCCAGTGCGGACCACTTCCAGAAATTCATCCCTGCCTCACGGCGAATCCCAGAAACCACCATTGACGAGGTTTCCAAGAACGTGGTACTCCTCGGCTTGCCTGCTAAAAGCAAGCAGGAGGTTGACGAATTGGTTGAGAGGGCCGCGAGTGCGGGCGGGAAAGCATTTCCTGCCGTCAAGATGGAAGGATGTGATGAAAGCATGATGTACACGCGGGCGTTTGCTGATTTGGATGGGTATTTGTGGGAGATGGTTTGGTGCGAGGAGGGCATGGTCAAGATTGCTGATGAAGCGTTGTCGAAGAGAATAGAGGaattggagaagaagagtgATGCTTGA
- a CDS encoding uncharacterized protein (EggNog:ENOG410PI12~COG:T~BUSCO:14366at33183), with protein MAYNSAFNPDALPAHAEPEQAAQMLGQMRSSHPQSHAHSQPPPGGGLPPRAHPNAPHHQQTYPPASRPPVPSSNTGNRIYSPPPQSYGHGPRPMHPTQNRPPASSLPPRTPRPGQAPGVPASDNPQDLFPLFRAANASNTGSLSEHELGSALVNGDYTSFDPQTVKMMIRMFDRDGNCRVTFDEFVALWRFLAAWRELFDRFDEDRSGRISLPEFSKALVAFGYRLSQSFVNLLYKTFENKGRGRGAPVLSGEKGGMSFDLFVQACLTLKRMTDVFKKYDEDRDGYITVSFEEFLTEIIQLRE; from the exons ATGGCGTATAATAGCGCATTTAACCCGGATGCGCTTCCAGC GCATGCAGAGCCGGAGCAG GCTGCGCAGATGCTAGGGCAAATGCGGTCTTCCCATCCGCAATCTCACGCCCATAGTCAGCCACCACCAGGCGGCGGACTTCCGCCGCGTGCCCATCCAAATGCTCCACATCACCAGCAGACTTACCCCCCAGCTTCAAGACCTCCTGTTCCGAGTTCGAATACTGGTAATCGAATATATTCACCTCCTCCACAGAGCTATGGCCATGGCCCACGACCCATGCACCCAACGCAGAACCGCCCTCCCGCATCCTCTTTGCCCCCGCGGACACCTCGGCCGGGACAAGCGCCCGGAGTGCCCGCATCCGACAATCCCCAAGATCTCTTCCCGCTCTTTCGTGCCGCGAACGCTTCTAACACAGGCTCATTGTCTGAACACGAGTTAGGATCCGCACTGGTAAACGGAGACTATACTTCTTTCGATCCCCAAACGGTTAAGATGATGATCCGAATGTTTGACAGAGACGGCAATTGTCGGGTGACATTTGATGAATTTGTTGCGCTATGGCGCTTTTTAGCTGCCTGGAGAGAATTATTTGACCGGTTTGATGAAGATCGCAGTGGCCGCATCAGTTTACCAGAGTTTAGTAAGGCGCTGGTCGCATTTGGCTATAGGTTGAGCCAATCGTTCGTGAATCTGCTATATAAGACCTTTGAGAATAAAGGTCGAGGAAGGGGTGCTCCAGTTCTATCCGGCGAAAAGGGTGGGATGAGCTTTGATCTATTCGTTCAGGCCTGCTTGACGTTAAAAAGAATGACGGATGTGTTCAAGAAGTATGACGAAGACCGGGATGGTTATATAACAGTGAGCTTCGAGGAGTTTTTAACAG AAATAATACAGCTACGAGAATAG